One window of Chamaesiphon minutus PCC 6605 genomic DNA carries:
- a CDS encoding response regulator transcription factor produces MTTILVIEDERDVRENLQEILEMEDFDVLTAENGKVGLQIAIDKQPNLIICDVMMPELDGYGVISALRQNPLFTTTPFIFLSAKATDEDREKGLKLGANNYLTKPFTPKEICKAIESIQVDE; encoded by the coding sequence ATGACGACTATTTTAGTAATTGAAGATGAACGTGATGTTCGCGAGAATTTACAGGAAATCTTAGAAATGGAAGATTTCGATGTATTAACTGCTGAAAATGGCAAAGTTGGCTTGCAAATCGCGATCGACAAACAACCTAACTTAATTATTTGTGATGTGATGATGCCCGAACTCGATGGTTATGGTGTCATTTCCGCTCTCCGTCAAAATCCGCTTTTTACTACCACTCCATTTATCTTTTTATCTGCAAAAGCTACAGATGAAGATCGGGAAAAGGGTCTAAAGTTAGGTGCGAATAACTATTTAACTAAGCCATTTACCCCTAAAGAAATTTGCAAAGCAATTGAGTCGATCCAGGTCGATGAATAA
- a CDS encoding heme NO-binding domain-containing protein — translation MFGLVNKGLEDMICSQYGEEIWEKIKSKAEVEIEAFISMDSYPDDITYRLVDAASVVMAMPATDILEAFGRYWLLFTATEGFGSLMEMAGDNLPEFLQNLDNLHARVGLSFPELQPPSFLCSHLEAESLKLHYYSERPGLTPMVVGMLKGLGEKFDTDVDIQLTNSKDRGNDHQELSISHKLKCPFKPLFNINNN, via the coding sequence ATGTTTGGATTGGTGAATAAAGGCTTAGAAGATATGATTTGCAGCCAATATGGGGAAGAAATCTGGGAAAAAATTAAGTCCAAGGCAGAAGTGGAGATCGAAGCCTTTATTAGCATGGATTCTTATCCAGATGACATCACCTATCGACTCGTCGATGCGGCTAGTGTCGTGATGGCAATGCCTGCAACAGATATTTTAGAGGCTTTTGGTAGATATTGGCTGCTCTTTACTGCCACTGAGGGGTTTGGATCGCTGATGGAAATGGCAGGTGATAATTTACCTGAATTTCTCCAAAATCTCGATAATCTACATGCCCGTGTGGGACTGAGTTTTCCCGAACTGCAACCGCCGAGCTTTTTATGTTCCCATCTCGAAGCAGAATCGCTCAAGTTACACTACTATTCCGAGCGACCTGGCTTAACGCCAATGGTAGTAGGAATGCTCAAAGGTTTAGGGGAAAAATTCGATACTGATGTTGATATTCAGCTTACCAATAGTAAAGATCGAGGTAACGACCATCAAGAATTATCCATCTCCCATAAACTCAAATGCCCATTCAAACCATTGTTCAACATTAATAATAATTAA
- a CDS encoding uracil-xanthine permease family protein — protein MARREEISTFSEAELPEAQGYPSLSTQGSELIYGLYDKPPVVESIFVAVQHVLAAFVGIVTPPLIICTSLGIDAANTSFLISMSLFASGICTYIQCKTFGPLGSGLLSLQGTSFAFLGAILGVGNTAIQSGKTPVQALSLIFGVCFFGAFANVMLSRFLHLLSKVVTPIVSGSLVMLIGLSLLKTGITSMAGGTAALKNGTFANAPNLALGFGVFAIVIILTLAKNQYIRMGAIAIGLVIGYIASAFMGMVDFSIFTKLPLVSVPIPFRYGMDFEIGALIPFLILYPLTAIESVGDLTATSMVSKEPISGSVYIRRIKAGVLADGFNSSLAALLNTFPITTFSQNTGVIQMTGVGSRYVGFFVSGILVLLGLLPIVSGAFQSIPQPVLGGATTVMFGSIAVAGVKIIASEELDRRSTIIIAVSLALGLGVVFVPELFNNQPAPIKNMFASATSTGGLTAILLSWLLPQTPTANSAPSAEREIANG, from the coding sequence ATGGCACGCAGAGAAGAAATTAGTACCTTTAGTGAAGCTGAATTACCTGAAGCTCAAGGTTATCCGAGCCTATCCACTCAAGGTTCGGAACTAATCTATGGACTGTACGACAAACCACCCGTCGTTGAGTCGATTTTTGTAGCGGTACAGCATGTTTTAGCAGCATTTGTAGGTATTGTTACACCACCACTAATTATCTGCACCAGCTTGGGGATTGATGCGGCGAACACTAGTTTTCTGATTAGCATGTCGCTATTCGCCTCTGGGATCTGCACCTATATTCAATGTAAAACATTTGGGCCGTTGGGATCGGGTTTACTCAGCTTGCAGGGTACGAGTTTTGCATTTTTAGGTGCGATTTTGGGCGTAGGTAACACTGCGATTCAGTCTGGAAAAACACCCGTTCAAGCACTATCACTAATTTTCGGCGTTTGCTTTTTTGGTGCATTTGCCAATGTAATGCTGAGTCGCTTTTTGCATCTACTGAGCAAAGTCGTGACACCAATCGTGTCGGGATCGTTGGTGATGCTGATCGGGCTGAGTTTGCTCAAAACAGGTATTACCAGTATGGCGGGCGGTACGGCAGCATTAAAGAACGGTACATTTGCCAACGCGCCCAACCTGGCATTGGGGTTTGGTGTATTTGCGATCGTGATTATCTTGACGCTGGCTAAAAATCAATATATTCGGATGGGCGCGATCGCCATTGGACTAGTAATTGGCTATATTGCTTCCGCATTTATGGGGATGGTTGATTTTAGTATTTTCACCAAACTTCCCCTTGTCAGTGTGCCGATCCCCTTTCGTTACGGTATGGATTTTGAAATTGGTGCGCTGATTCCGTTTCTGATTCTCTATCCACTCACCGCGATCGAATCTGTCGGCGATCTGACTGCTACCTCGATGGTTTCCAAAGAGCCGATCTCCGGTTCCGTTTACATCCGTAGAATAAAGGCTGGAGTACTAGCAGATGGCTTTAACTCCTCTTTAGCCGCATTACTTAATACCTTTCCGATTACTACCTTCAGCCAAAACACAGGTGTAATTCAGATGACGGGTGTTGGCAGTCGCTACGTTGGATTCTTTGTTTCGGGTATTTTGGTACTATTAGGGCTATTGCCGATCGTCAGTGGTGCTTTCCAGTCCATTCCCCAGCCAGTTTTAGGCGGAGCGACTACGGTGATGTTTGGTTCGATCGCTGTTGCTGGAGTCAAAATTATTGCATCTGAAGAATTAGATCGTCGATCGACAATTATTATTGCAGTTTCCTTAGCACTGGGATTGGGCGTAGTGTTCGTACCAGAGTTATTTAATAATCAGCCTGCTCCGATCAAAAACATGTTTGCTTCGGCGACTTCGACGGGCGGCTTAACGGCAATCTTACTCAGTTGGTTATTACCTCAAACTCCAACTGCTAATTCGGCACCATCGGCAGAAAGAGAGATTGCCAACGGCTAG
- a CDS encoding ATP-binding protein, with translation MSFSENVTLAEYVSTPDFSPLPDVFATIFPFYIVLNRDLEIIHIGPVLKRLYPEILKYKDFKEHFEIKRPNVVTNFDSIRAHPRSLFLLESIKNRMQLKGQIVYVDYEEVILFLGSPWITDTNAMADFNLKVSDFALHDPVADFLFLLQAQSTSLKDAKRLADKLAKQKIEIRKALIQEQELNELKTRFITTASHEFRTPLGIISSSTGLLEDYDHKLDRPKKLKHWQRIQSAVKHMTTLLEDILLIYQTDAGKLECKRSSFDPIAFCHELIEEIEISSNAKGRFDLTINYADANSDTGQEFTVFMDSKLVRQILTNLLSNAIKYTLSDSQVRFNITFTSQTVTFQITDRGIGISDEDRVRLFESFHRGSNVSNIPGTGLGLSIVKRCVDLHGGTIDLTSEVDVGTTFIVNLPLG, from the coding sequence ATGAGTTTTTCCGAAAATGTCACCCTCGCTGAATATGTATCGACACCAGATTTCTCACCACTTCCTGATGTCTTTGCCACCATTTTTCCATTTTATATTGTCTTAAATCGCGATCTGGAAATCATTCATATTGGGCCTGTCCTCAAACGGTTATATCCAGAAATTTTAAAATACAAGGACTTTAAAGAACACTTTGAGATTAAACGTCCTAACGTAGTTACCAATTTTGATTCTATCCGCGCTCATCCTAGATCCCTTTTCTTATTAGAATCAATTAAAAATCGGATGCAACTCAAAGGACAGATCGTTTATGTCGATTATGAAGAGGTAATCCTATTTTTGGGTTCGCCGTGGATTACCGATACAAATGCAATGGCCGATTTCAATCTCAAAGTATCGGACTTTGCCCTGCACGATCCTGTCGCTGACTTCTTGTTTTTGCTTCAAGCCCAAAGTACTTCTCTAAAAGATGCCAAAAGGTTAGCAGATAAGCTAGCCAAACAAAAGATTGAAATCCGCAAGGCATTGATTCAAGAGCAAGAATTAAACGAGCTAAAAACTCGATTTATCACTACAGCATCTCATGAATTTCGGACACCTTTAGGTATTATTTCCTCATCTACTGGGTTACTTGAAGACTACGACCACAAACTCGATCGACCCAAAAAGCTCAAGCATTGGCAACGGATTCAATCTGCTGTCAAGCATATGACTACACTGTTAGAAGATATTTTATTAATTTATCAGACAGATGCGGGTAAACTAGAGTGCAAGCGATCGTCATTCGATCCGATCGCTTTTTGTCACGAATTAATTGAAGAAATAGAAATTAGTAGTAATGCCAAAGGCCGCTTCGATTTAACTATCAATTATGCTGATGCTAATAGCGATACAGGACAGGAGTTTACGGTATTTATGGATAGTAAGCTAGTTCGTCAAATTCTAACTAATTTGCTCTCTAATGCTATTAAATATACGTTAAGCGATAGTCAAGTTCGATTTAATATTACTTTTACTAGTCAAACAGTTACGTTCCAAATTACCGATCGAGGAATCGGCATTTCCGATGAAGATCGAGTGCGGCTGTTTGAATCATTTCATCGCGGTAGCAATGTCAGTAATATTCCGGGTACGGGCTTAGGTTTATCAATTGTCAAGAGATGTGTAGATCTTCATGGTGGCACGATCGACCTCACGAGTGAAGTAGATGTTGGCACGACATTCATTGTCAATTTACCTTTAGGTTGA
- a CDS encoding GntR family transcriptional regulator: MTLSSRSLQRPQSLQEQAYQALRTAILSGDLMPGQRLVETQLAQKLQVSRTPIREALHQLQQADLVVEERGVMKVATFTSEDARKLYECRRISE; the protein is encoded by the coding sequence TTGACGTTATCTTCGCGTTCTCTCCAACGACCTCAGTCTCTGCAAGAGCAGGCATATCAAGCCTTGCGTACTGCTATTTTGTCTGGCGATCTGATGCCAGGGCAACGTTTGGTAGAAACACAACTTGCCCAGAAACTCCAAGTGAGTCGCACCCCCATTCGTGAAGCTTTGCACCAACTCCAGCAAGCAGATTTAGTTGTCGAAGAGCGCGGCGTGATGAAGGTTGCAACATTTACGAGTGAGGACGCTCGCAAGCTGTATGAGTGCCGAAGGATCTCAGAATGA
- a CDS encoding anti-sigma factor antagonist (This anti-anti-sigma factor, or anti-sigma factor antagonist, belongs to a family that includes characterized members SpoIIAA, RsbV, RsfA, and RsfB.) has protein sequence MTTILAIEDEAKILENIQEILELEGFDVLIAENGRIGVQLAREHHPDLIICDVMMPELDGYDVLITLRQDPNTLKIPFIFLSARATKADFRKGMSLGADDYLTKPFTPGELREAISTRLEKQTMMITRYAQELERAMGSSLETVTYSQNMATETVNCVAAPVKVIQPNGVLDVTNCSQLRREIVETANAGFSNVLVDCQNLTFMDSSGLAALVLASQKVRETNSRLSICSINQQIEMLFELSSMYDIFETFPSSTEFYSNYNISN, from the coding sequence ATGACTACTATATTAGCGATCGAAGATGAAGCTAAAATTCTTGAAAATATTCAAGAAATTTTAGAATTAGAAGGGTTTGATGTTTTAATAGCCGAAAATGGCAGAATTGGCGTGCAATTAGCACGAGAGCATCACCCCGATTTAATTATTTGCGATGTCATGATGCCAGAACTCGATGGCTATGATGTGCTAATTACGCTGCGTCAAGATCCTAATACACTTAAAATTCCGTTTATCTTTCTTTCTGCTAGAGCGACTAAAGCCGATTTCCGTAAAGGTATGTCTCTCGGTGCAGATGACTATCTCACGAAACCATTTACACCTGGAGAATTGCGAGAGGCAATCTCAACCCGATTAGAAAAACAGACAATGATGATAACAAGGTACGCTCAAGAACTCGAACGAGCGATGGGATCGTCCTTAGAAACTGTAACATATAGCCAAAATATGGCTACTGAAACTGTCAATTGTGTTGCTGCACCCGTCAAAGTCATTCAACCTAATGGGGTTCTAGATGTAACTAACTGTAGCCAATTACGGCGAGAGATTGTGGAAACTGCTAATGCTGGTTTTAGTAATGTGTTAGTCGATTGTCAAAATCTCACTTTCATGGACAGCTCTGGATTGGCAGCTTTAGTATTGGCTTCTCAAAAGGTACGCGAAACCAATAGTAGGTTATCTATTTGTTCGATTAATCAGCAAATAGAAATGTTATTTGAACTAAGTAGTATGTATGATATTTTTGAAACTTTTCCTAGTTCTACAGAATTTTATAGCAATTACAATATTAGTAATTAA
- a CDS encoding FCD domain-containing protein: MSAEGSQNEWLVSLLDRLFDKMILLRIQTTIGNPAVLEVRWEHRQIYDAILARDAERAVNAVQEHSIASQARVVSELEQIQQSQNVG, translated from the coding sequence ATGAGTGCCGAAGGATCTCAGAATGAGTGGCTGGTATCATTACTCGATCGATTATTCGATAAAATGATTTTGCTCCGTATTCAGACAACGATCGGCAATCCAGCGGTACTAGAAGTTCGCTGGGAGCATCGGCAGATTTATGATGCGATTTTAGCTCGCGATGCCGAGCGAGCTGTTAACGCAGTTCAAGAGCATTCGATCGCCAGTCAAGCACGAGTAGTATCCGAGCTAGAGCAGATTCAGCAATCTCAAAATGTTGGTTAA
- the puuE gene encoding allantoinase PuuE — protein MTSIDYPRDLVGYGRSQPHPQWPDRARIAVQFVINYEEGGENCILHGDPASEAFLSEIVGAVPFVGQRHMNMESCYEYGSRAGFWRLYRLFTNRQIPVTVYGIAMALARNPDAVAAMLEAEWEIASHGYRWIEYKDFTESAEREHMLKAIAIHTQVTGQRPTGWYTGRNSPYTRKLVVETGGFLYDSDSYADDLPYWTNDYGKPHLVVPYTLDNNDMRFATAQGFNSGDQFFAYLRDAFDVLYAEGETAPKMMSVGLHCRLVGRPGRAAALARFLDYVQQHDRVWLCRRIDIAQHWHQYHPPNF, from the coding sequence ATGACATCGATCGACTATCCACGAGATTTGGTCGGCTATGGGCGGAGTCAGCCACATCCCCAGTGGCCAGATCGCGCCAGGATCGCCGTTCAGTTTGTAATTAATTACGAAGAAGGTGGCGAAAATTGTATTTTGCATGGCGACCCGGCATCGGAGGCGTTTTTGTCTGAAATCGTGGGTGCGGTGCCGTTTGTGGGACAGCGACACATGAATATGGAGTCATGTTATGAATATGGTAGTCGGGCTGGCTTTTGGCGATTGTATCGGTTATTTACCAATCGACAGATTCCGGTCACGGTCTATGGCATTGCGATGGCGTTGGCGCGCAATCCCGATGCAGTTGCCGCCATGCTTGAGGCTGAGTGGGAGATTGCCAGTCATGGCTATCGGTGGATCGAGTACAAAGATTTTACCGAATCAGCCGAACGCGAACACATGCTTAAAGCGATCGCGATTCATACGCAGGTGACGGGGCAACGTCCTACTGGCTGGTATACCGGACGCAATAGCCCTTATACCCGCAAATTAGTAGTCGAAACTGGCGGTTTTCTCTATGACTCGGATAGCTATGCTGACGATTTACCCTATTGGACGAATGACTATGGCAAACCGCATCTGGTCGTGCCCTATACTCTCGACAATAATGACATGCGATTTGCGACAGCCCAGGGGTTTAATTCGGGCGATCAGTTTTTTGCTTACCTGCGCGATGCCTTCGATGTACTTTATGCTGAGGGCGAAACCGCACCCAAAATGATGAGCGTGGGGCTGCATTGTCGCTTGGTGGGCAGACCGGGACGGGCGGCTGCGTTGGCGAGATTTCTGGACTATGTGCAACAACACGATCGCGTCTGGCTGTGTCGCCGCATCGATATCGCCCAGCACTGGCACCAGTATCATCCACCGAATTTTTAG
- a CDS encoding YoaK family protein, which yields MTVIPRSNEIPSLSAFLVSDGPAGFLLSWVAGFVDTSAFIILFGIFTAHVTGNIALAGSSFVSEDAETTLTRLLMLPAFVITVALASLLAKYARHRKWSVFAVLLTAEAIALSIFLVVGTQLSPALLLDVQEEYILPIGMSGVMSMAIQNALMKESKGVFKSYIPTTVMTGNTTQLTIDVVQYLSAKFATASEATKLEAAEAMERMSRFIPVIVGFALGGLAAAFFVLVSESWWSLVFPLAIVSLLATAAYTEHSRKSTIT from the coding sequence ATGACCGTTATACCGCGTAGTAATGAGATTCCTAGTTTGAGTGCCTTTTTAGTAAGCGATGGCCCAGCCGGATTTTTATTGAGTTGGGTAGCTGGATTTGTCGATACATCAGCCTTTATTATTCTGTTCGGGATTTTTACCGCCCACGTCACGGGAAATATCGCCCTCGCGGGTTCGTCATTTGTCAGCGAAGATGCTGAAACCACGCTGACACGGCTGCTGATGTTGCCCGCTTTTGTGATTACTGTTGCACTTGCGTCCCTGTTGGCGAAATATGCGCGGCACAGAAAATGGTCGGTTTTTGCCGTATTATTGACGGCTGAGGCGATCGCGTTGAGCATTTTTCTAGTTGTCGGGACTCAGCTTTCACCTGCTTTATTACTAGATGTTCAGGAAGAATACATCCTCCCGATCGGGATGTCTGGGGTCATGTCGATGGCGATTCAAAATGCCCTGATGAAGGAGTCCAAAGGTGTGTTTAAAAGCTACATTCCCACCACTGTAATGACGGGGAATACCACCCAACTGACGATCGATGTGGTGCAATATTTGAGTGCAAAATTCGCGACTGCGAGCGAAGCAACTAAATTAGAAGCCGCCGAAGCGATGGAGCGGATGAGTCGATTTATTCCGGTAATTGTCGGCTTTGCGTTAGGAGGACTAGCCGCAGCCTTTTTTGTGTTGGTATCAGAATCCTGGTGGAGTTTGGTCTTTCCACTGGCGATCGTGTCATTACTAGCTACAGCAGCTTATACCGAACACTCCCGCAAATCAACTATTACCTAA